The region CCGACTCATTTTTTTGCAACGAAGGAAGTAGCGTTCGGCGGAATTGGTATTGGATTTTACTCTGCGAACGGTAATAAAATAGAGTATCCGAGAAACTGGGAAGGAAGGTACTTTGTAGTCTCGTCAGACCTCCTACAGTTAAACCTAGCGCCTGCTATTTCCTTTAGAATTCGTGACAATGTCTTTGCCGGTATAAGTGTCGTGGGATCATATGTCAAAATACAACAAGCCAACCAAATTAACCTCATGACGTTGGGATTCCCAGCAGATGGCTCGGCTAATTTGGAGGCTGATGGATTTGGGATCGGTGGTACAGTCGGGATTAAAGCCATCTTTGACCGGTGGCTTTTAGGAGTAGTGTATAAGAGTCCGACCTCCGTCAGATTAGAGGGAAAAGCTGATTTTAAGATCCCAGAAACCCTGAGTCCCTTCTTCCCGAATGGAGACATTAGCACAAAGCAAAAATTTCCCCAGATCGTCACAATTGGAGTTGCCAACCGATCATTGCAAAACGTAACACTTGAGGCCGACCTCCAGTGGACGAATTGGAATTCATTTAATGACCAGGAGATCGATTTTGAAATCCAAACGCTTGCCGTACAGAATATCAGCGTTCCTTTCGACTGGCATGACACTTGGACACTCCGTCTGGGGGCTCAATATGATTTTCATGAATCATTCGCTCTCCGTCTGGGATATATTCATGACCCTTCAGCAGTGCCTCAATCGACAATAAATCCTATTTTTCCTGAACTCGATAAACATATTGTTACGGCCGGTCTAGGATTTCGACGGAATCAATGGAGCGCGGATCTCTACCTTGCTCGGATTTACAGCAAGGAACGCCGTGTTGACAATGCCTTACCTGGATTTCCAACACATCAAGGTAAATACGAAGCCAATGCAGACGCCGTTGGGTTTTCAGTTACATATGCATTCTAATCTTGAGAATCCATTATGGCTGTGCTAAATTGCGGGTGATTTCCTAGATAGGAAGAACGCCTATGCGTATTGGTATGATTCCACAAACGGTATTGGAGTGGTTTCTTTCGAAGATGAACGTGATTCCATTTCCCGCCGAGGATACGTTCGTCGCGATGATGCAAACGCGGGCTATTATGGCTGCTAATCGTTTGGGTATTTTTACATCTTTGGCAAAGGGTCCTGCTTCTTCCGCTGAGCTTGCCCGAGATCTTTCCTGCCAGATAAGAGGGCTTGAAGCCCTTTTAGAAGCCGTCAAGAACGCCGGTTACGTTGTAGAACAGAAAGGAAGGTACTCTCTTTCTCCCAGAGCCCGCAAGTGGGTTACACCGGATAGTTCCGAGTCAGTCAACTGGTTTATTGAGTTTAATTACGACAACTGGGAAAGAATGGGTAATCTCGAGGAATCCGTAAAAACCGGAAAGTCCTTGGATCTACATGCGCAACTTCTAGATATTACTCAATGGAGGCGGTATCTTTATGGTCTTCATGATCTTTCGAGAATGGCCGCCAAAGAAATAGTTCTAAGAAGGTTGGTAAGGTCTTCTCCGAAACTCCTCCTGGATATAGGTGGAGGTCACGGCGGGTACTCAGCAGCGTTCTGCCGAGCGTATCCTCATTTGAAGTCCGTCATCTTTGACTTACCTCAAGCTATTGAAATTGGAAATGAGATCATAAGAAAGCATTATGGTGATGTGACAGATAGAATCGAATTCAAAGAAGGAGATATTACGAAAGATTCTTGGGGAACCGGTTACGACGTTGTCCTTCTAATGAATGTAATTCATCATTTTGAGCCGGAACAGATCAGACAGATTTTTGGAAAAATAATGGGAACTATAAATTCAGGGGGAGTGCTTCTGATCTTAGATCAGCTTAATAACGTAAATAAATCTACATCTTATCTCGCCTCTATGGCAGAACTGCTTTTTCTCGTAATGACGAGTGGAAGAAGCTATAGATTCGATACTGTTCAGGACTGGCTGACAGAAGCCGGTTTCAAAAATATCCGACTCAAGAACCTGAGAGTCGGACCGGGAGCCTCTGTTTTAGCTGCCGAAAAAAGCTAAAAAACCGATGAATTTCCTACCAATTCTCCTGCCTCTAGTAACGATTGTATTGACCACCTTTATGGGTTTTTTCGTTATTAGGCAGCGTCGAACACGTCCGAATGTCGCTTTCTTTTTTATGTGTCTCTCCGCGGGGCTTGTCTCATTCTTTCTATTGAAAATGGAGTGGAGTGTGGCACGTGGCGAAGTCCCACTCCCATGGCACAGTCTCTACGATGCAACGTTGGCGGTGTTTTTATTGTCGACAGTTTTTTTTTCGTTAATGTTTCCAAAACCGACTCCACACGCCGGCAGGATTTTGGCTCCGTTTACGATATGCGCTGCAGGTATTACCGGGGGATCTCTTGTCGGAGGTAATTTCTCTCAGCACAATGTTCTCGGCGATATTCATACGTTTGAACCAACGCTCTTTTTTAGAATCTATATCCTATATGCTATTGCTAGTCTCGGCACAATGATTGGAGTTCTCCTCTATAAATACAGAATGCTTCGGTATGCCCAATGTGACAGACCAGCTCAAATGGCGCTGAAAGTGATTGTGATGTGGTTCTCTCTCTCAATAATATTTGGGCTCCAGTTCTCATTAGTCGAAGTTGTTATTCTCAAGAGTATGAAGCACTTTTACCTACAAACTGGCGGTTTTTTGATCTATACGGTTGCAACTTTTTATAGCATCGTTAAATATAACGCTTTCGACATTGAAACTGTCCTGCATAAGACGCTAAGTTGGCTTATCGTTTCTTTGGGGCCTATTGCAGTCATCTTTACTTCGGCTATATGGCTCAGGCCGCACCTGCAGAATGTGCCTAACTGGCAGTGGGCGGTAGCAGTCAGCGGAATTAGCTGTATCGCGGGGCTCTATCTTTATTTCGCTCAGCCTTATGTTGATCAACTCTTTGATCGCAGAAAATACGATTTGGCAAAGACACTGGACGAAGTAATCAGCGACTTGGCCGTTCTCCAGGAGTTGCAACCGATGGCTGTCAGAATCCTCAATCGCGTCTGTCAAGTCCTGACCGTTAATGGCGGCGGCGCCATGATTCTTGATCCTCAGAAGAAGCATCTTGTCGTAGTTGCCCGGAAAGATTTGGACATGAACGACACCATCCCTCTTGGAGAATCAATATTGCAGACATTTGAAATGGGATCAATGGAGGAGCTTGATCCGGCCCAAGGTGGAGAAGCTAAAGATAGTACTCATTCTGCGTGGCTTCGGAATCACTCCTTTGCGCTTTGTCTTCCCTTGGTCCAGAAAGACGAACTTCTTGGAATTCTGGTATTCGGGAGGAAACGGAATCTCGGAAGGTTTTCTCAACGGGAAAAAGCTTTTCTCGCAAAACTTTCCACTGCAGTGACGATCGCCTTTTCAAATTCACTACTCCTGGAGCGGGAACGTGAACTTGATCGTTTAAAAACGGAATTTCTTTCTGAAGTGGCTCATGAGCTGGGGGGACCTCTCTCGGGTATAGCTAGAATCGCCGAAGGCGTTCTGATGCGGAGTCCTGATCAAATCAGTGAGGATCAGAGACGTATGGTCGAGAACATTCGTATCACTGCGGTCGAAATAAAAAAACTCGTCGACTACCTGCTAGATCTGAGCAAGATTGAAATGGGCGTAATGCACTATGATTTCCAACCGGTGGAAGTTGCCTCATGTGTACGTCTAGCTCTTGATTTGGCACTCAGTGAAATTAATTTGAAAGGTCTGAATATTCAATTGGATATTGATGATGATCTACCCATGATCAAAGGCGATAAAGCGCGAATCCGTCAATGTGTATCGAATCTTCTTTCCAACGCCATCAAGTACACTGAGCGAGGCCAGATCGGGATCTGTTGCAAGAAAGATGATGACCGGATAAAGATTTCCGTTTGGGATACCGGTCGAGGAATGACTCCTGACGAAAAAGACACCATATTTGATCGTTACCGTAGAGGTAAGAAGGTGGATAGCATTGAGGGGAGCGGTCTCGGATTGACGGTGACAAAAGGCATTATAGAGAGTCTCGGTGGTACTATTGATGTGGATTCGACAATCGGTGTAGGTAGTGTTTTTTCAATTTATCTTCCTTTTGATCTCCAAAAAGTGGAGCTTCATACTCCACCCCGGTCCGGGAGTCCCCAGATTTATTATAAAAATTCCCAGCCGCCCGCCAACATTAACGCTGATAATACAGCATCAGAGGTTTTCAGAGGCAATGGTGAGAAGGTTCTTGTTGTTGACGACCTTGAAACTGAGCGTAATGTGGTTTGTACATATCTTGAGGCAAATGGCTATCTCATCGAAACAGCGAGCAATGGTTTTCAGGCTCTAGAATTAGTTCGGGCGACAAAACCAGATATTATCATCACAGATTTATTAATGCCAATCCTAAATGGACCGGAGCTCTGTCGCATCTTAAAAGCTAATCCAAGCTTTGCCTCCACACCGATCATCATGCTCACGGGAAGGAATAACTTCGGTGATATGGAGTTTGGAATTCAAATGGGTGCGGACGACTATATAGGTAAGCCGTGTAACCTTCAAGAACTCTCGTTACGAATGGCTGCACTCCTGCGGATGCACCAAATACGCAATGATCTGGACCTTGCCAGATCGAGCCTGATTGAGATGGAGTTAATTGCAAGCTCTTCCGGAACCTTTGTACATGCCATCAAGACTCCACTCGCTTTGATTGAGAATTACGTCAGGATTGCCCGAATCGCGCTGGATCGCTCCAACCGTCAGAAGGTTGATGAGAGCCTCTTCCAAATTGAAGACGCTGCCCGAGCAATCTCCAGAATTCTGCAGGGTCTCAGGAGGGCCCATCTTGATTCTCCGAAAATGGCCAGGATTCATCTGCCGAAAGTTTTAGATGCTTGTCTTTCTAGACTGATATGGGAAGAAAGTTGTACGAAATATGAGGTGAAACGGAAGTATGGGGAGGAGATTCCCTATGTGGAAGGAGATGTACACCAGCTCGAAATGGCGTTTTCGAACCTCATTTCAAATGCCCTTGATGCGATGCGGATGAGCGGGATCCTAGAGATCGGGATTTTCGTGCCTCATCCGGGAGGCGTGATGATTGAGATCAGGGATTCCGGCGTCGGCATTCCCGATCCGATAATGAAGAATCTCTTCAAGCCTTTTATCACGACCAAGATTGATGGGACCGGCCTGGGTCTTTGGACTGCAAAGAGAATTATTGAGACCCACCATGGCGGCAGTTTAACTCTGGATTCCACTCCCGGAAGGGGCACAACAGTCAAGGCGTGGATCCCAACTGGAGGGCTCCAGATCAGGCAGCCGGAAGAGGTTACAATCGATGGAAAACAGCCACATTCTGATTGTTGAAGACGATCCTAGGTATATTAAGCTTTACAGTGATGCCCTGGAGACACATCGATACACACTGGATGTCGAGCGAGAGCTGTCGGCGGGTCTGCAGGCTGTCCAAAAAAACGTTCCGGATCTTGTTCTCCTTGATCTGTCCTTCGATGGGACGCCGGAGGGAGGGCTCACGTTTATTTCCGCTGCGCTGGAAAATCAGGCCGATCTTCCGATTATCATCATCAGTGCTCACAGTGACAGCGCAATAATCAATAAGGCCCTCGACCTCGGTGCGGTCGATTACATCGTAAAAGATCACTCTCTCCATGAGCTCCTTCCTATTAGAGTCCATCATACTCTGAAGAGGACACTCTTTGAGAAGCGAAGAAAAACGCAGATCGAGCTTCATAACGGATTTATCTTCGGCCCTGGAAAGATCATCATCGGACAATCCCCCAAGATGCTTGAGGTCTACGCTTTGATCGAGAAGGTAGCTCGGAGCCGATCCACTGCGCTAATTCTTGGGGAAAGCGGGACGGGAAAAGAGCTGGTTGCCGAGGCGATTCACGACAGGAAGGAATCAGCAGCCCCGTATATCTCCATTGATTGTGGGGCTGTTCCTGAGTCAGTTCTGGAGAGTGAGCTCTTCGGTGTGAAGGCGCGTTATCCGGGATTCCATAACACAGAGCCGCTGATCGGAAAAATGGAGGTGGTCGGGGAAGGAACGCTCCTTCTGGATGAGATCGGAAACATGGGTATAGGGCTCCAGGCTAAGCTCCTCCGAGTTTTGGAGGAGAGGAGGTTTAGTCCGCTAGGTTCCGAGAAGATCCAGTTTCTCGCGCAAATTATCGCGTCGACCAATATTGATTTTAAACTCGCAATTGAGTCCAAAAGATTTCGGGAAGATCTCTATTACCGTCTCAACGATGTACCCATTCTCCTGCCACCTCTGCGGGAGCGCAAGGAGGATATTCCGCTTGTCGTTAGCTACATTCTGGATCAGTACCGGTTCCAGACCGATAGAACTGTAGAAGTATTGCCGCAGACATTGGAGAAACTGATTGAATATGACTGGCCCGGCAACGTTCGGGAACTGGTCAAAACCGTTCATCGTGCTCTGATAGGAACTCAGTCCCAGTATTTGACGCCCAAGCATATCGAGCTCTCTGGCTCAGGCGCTACGAGATCGCGGGCGGAGTCCGGAGCAGCGAATGAGCCGGAAAAACCCAGCCCGCCCATCGTCGGCAACTATAAGAAAATGGTTCAGGAATATCAGAAAAAACTGTTGCGATTGGCCCTTGATCGGACAAAGGGTAATCAATCGGAAGCGGCCAAGCTCCTCGGGCTTCACAGGACTCATTTCATTCGCCTGATCAATTTTCATGGACTTAATAAAACGGAGGAAATGTGATAAGCGGTGATTGAAATTGTAGCGCATTCGCGACATGCTGTGAGTGAGAGTGCTACAATTTGTAGCGAATCAGCGACACCCCCCTACTTTAATGCCCTCCCTTTGGCGGTCTTCCGCAGAGCGGTCTTATCTTCTAAGCATCTATTTTTAAAATAATTTCTCACGAAAAC is a window of Candidatus Manganitrophus noduliformans DNA encoding:
- a CDS encoding OmpP1/FadL family transporter, which gives rise to MLFWSSFVFPNQILASGFTVYEYGAEEQAQGSAVAAQVDSPSAIFYNPAGTANIPGTQIRVGSSFLFADVTFAGELSGRKTEADTGPIYPTHFFATKEVAFGGIGIGFYSANGNKIEYPRNWEGRYFVVSSDLLQLNLAPAISFRIRDNVFAGISVVGSYVKIQQANQINLMTLGFPADGSANLEADGFGIGGTVGIKAIFDRWLLGVVYKSPTSVRLEGKADFKIPETLSPFFPNGDISTKQKFPQIVTIGVANRSLQNVTLEADLQWTNWNSFNDQEIDFEIQTLAVQNISVPFDWHDTWTLRLGAQYDFHESFALRLGYIHDPSAVPQSTINPIFPELDKHIVTAGLGFRRNQWSADLYLARIYSKERRVDNALPGFPTHQGKYEANADAVGFSVTYAF
- a CDS encoding methyltransferase, which gives rise to MRIGMIPQTVLEWFLSKMNVIPFPAEDTFVAMMQTRAIMAANRLGIFTSLAKGPASSAELARDLSCQIRGLEALLEAVKNAGYVVEQKGRYSLSPRARKWVTPDSSESVNWFIEFNYDNWERMGNLEESVKTGKSLDLHAQLLDITQWRRYLYGLHDLSRMAAKEIVLRRLVRSSPKLLLDIGGGHGGYSAAFCRAYPHLKSVIFDLPQAIEIGNEIIRKHYGDVTDRIEFKEGDITKDSWGTGYDVVLLMNVIHHFEPEQIRQIFGKIMGTINSGGVLLILDQLNNVNKSTSYLASMAELLFLVMTSGRSYRFDTVQDWLTEAGFKNIRLKNLRVGPGASVLAAEKS
- a CDS encoding ATP-binding protein produces the protein MARGEVPLPWHSLYDATLAVFLLSTVFFSLMFPKPTPHAGRILAPFTICAAGITGGSLVGGNFSQHNVLGDIHTFEPTLFFRIYILYAIASLGTMIGVLLYKYRMLRYAQCDRPAQMALKVIVMWFSLSIIFGLQFSLVEVVILKSMKHFYLQTGGFLIYTVATFYSIVKYNAFDIETVLHKTLSWLIVSLGPIAVIFTSAIWLRPHLQNVPNWQWAVAVSGISCIAGLYLYFAQPYVDQLFDRRKYDLAKTLDEVISDLAVLQELQPMAVRILNRVCQVLTVNGGGAMILDPQKKHLVVVARKDLDMNDTIPLGESILQTFEMGSMEELDPAQGGEAKDSTHSAWLRNHSFALCLPLVQKDELLGILVFGRKRNLGRFSQREKAFLAKLSTAVTIAFSNSLLLERERELDRLKTEFLSEVAHELGGPLSGIARIAEGVLMRSPDQISEDQRRMVENIRITAVEIKKLVDYLLDLSKIEMGVMHYDFQPVEVASCVRLALDLALSEINLKGLNIQLDIDDDLPMIKGDKARIRQCVSNLLSNAIKYTERGQIGICCKKDDDRIKISVWDTGRGMTPDEKDTIFDRYRRGKKVDSIEGSGLGLTVTKGIIESLGGTIDVDSTIGVGSVFSIYLPFDLQKVELHTPPRSGSPQIYYKNSQPPANINADNTASEVFRGNGEKVLVVDDLETERNVVCTYLEANGYLIETASNGFQALELVRATKPDIIITDLLMPILNGPELCRILKANPSFASTPIIMLTGRNNFGDMEFGIQMGADDYIGKPCNLQELSLRMAALLRMHQIRNDLDLARSSLIEMELIASSSGTFVHAIKTPLALIENYVRIARIALDRSNRQKVDESLFQIEDAARAISRILQGLRRAHLDSPKMARIHLPKVLDACLSRLIWEESCTKYEVKRKYGEEIPYVEGDVHQLEMAFSNLISNALDAMRMSGILEIGIFVPHPGGVMIEIRDSGVGIPDPIMKNLFKPFITTKIDGTGLGLWTAKRIIETHHGGSLTLDSTPGRGTTVKAWIPTGGLQIRQPEEVTIDGKQPHSDC
- a CDS encoding sigma-54-dependent transcriptional regulator; translated protein: MENSHILIVEDDPRYIKLYSDALETHRYTLDVERELSAGLQAVQKNVPDLVLLDLSFDGTPEGGLTFISAALENQADLPIIIISAHSDSAIINKALDLGAVDYIVKDHSLHELLPIRVHHTLKRTLFEKRRKTQIELHNGFIFGPGKIIIGQSPKMLEVYALIEKVARSRSTALILGESGTGKELVAEAIHDRKESAAPYISIDCGAVPESVLESELFGVKARYPGFHNTEPLIGKMEVVGEGTLLLDEIGNMGIGLQAKLLRVLEERRFSPLGSEKIQFLAQIIASTNIDFKLAIESKRFREDLYYRLNDVPILLPPLRERKEDIPLVVSYILDQYRFQTDRTVEVLPQTLEKLIEYDWPGNVRELVKTVHRALIGTQSQYLTPKHIELSGSGATRSRAESGAANEPEKPSPPIVGNYKKMVQEYQKKLLRLALDRTKGNQSEAAKLLGLHRTHFIRLINFHGLNKTEEM